A DNA window from Amycolatopsis sp. DSM 110486 contains the following coding sequences:
- a CDS encoding HAD family hydrolase, with the protein MDFAVAPPTPSRTAPPAPVGPEPWAPPELRLVCLDIDDTLIDCTAAIRVSLHALTGRSDLWPLWDLITEEHVALVVAGKLGYDVMHHRRTECFLAELGISADSAQVTAFEARRRDILATSWQLFDDVLPCLEWLRAAGLLLAAVTNASGAHQRRKIADLGLAPFFDHVAIAGEIGVAKPDPVMFHSVCLGLGCDPAQTVHVGDKLDTDAIGAYDAGLGAVWLDRDGTGRTGERAPAGVHTVTTLDELPELLVSEYATVGVPVQRAAGTPAAQLRGSVL; encoded by the coding sequence GTGGATTTCGCCGTGGCACCCCCGACCCCTTCGCGAACCGCCCCTCCGGCACCTGTCGGACCCGAACCTTGGGCGCCTCCGGAACTGCGTCTGGTCTGCCTCGACATCGATGACACCTTGATCGACTGCACCGCCGCGATCCGCGTCAGCCTCCACGCGCTCACTGGCCGCAGCGATCTCTGGCCGTTGTGGGACTTGATCACCGAGGAGCACGTGGCGCTGGTCGTCGCCGGAAAACTCGGGTACGACGTGATGCACCACCGCCGCACCGAATGCTTCCTCGCCGAGCTCGGCATCTCCGCGGATTCGGCGCAGGTGACCGCGTTCGAGGCGCGCCGGCGGGACATCCTCGCAACGTCGTGGCAACTGTTCGACGACGTGCTGCCCTGCCTCGAGTGGCTGCGCGCGGCAGGTCTGCTGCTCGCGGCCGTGACGAACGCCTCTGGCGCGCACCAGCGCCGCAAGATCGCGGACCTCGGGCTGGCGCCGTTCTTCGACCACGTGGCCATCGCCGGCGAGATCGGCGTCGCCAAGCCCGACCCTGTGATGTTCCACTCGGTGTGCCTGGGCCTGGGCTGCGACCCGGCGCAGACCGTGCACGTCGGCGACAAGCTCGACACCGACGCCATCGGCGCGTACGACGCCGGCCTCGGCGCCGTCTGGCTCGACCGCGACGGGACCGGTCGCACCGGCGAACGCGCACCCGCCGGTGTACACACGGTCACAACCCTCGACGAGCTGCCTGAGCTGCTGGTTTCCGAGTACGCGACCGTCGGCGTCCCCGTCCAGCGTGCGGCGGGGACCCCCGCTGCGCAGCTGCGCGGCAGCGTGCTCTAG
- a CDS encoding HU family DNA-binding protein, with protein MANKAQLIEALSERLGDKKVASEAVDGLVDIIIRTVNKGEKVNITGFGVFEKRARAARTARNPRTGETVRVKKTNVPAFRAGTTFKDVISGTKKLPKATAVKRTTTATASRATTTTRATASRTTATRPAATRSTTTRTRATAAKPAAATKTAAAKPAATRAKATTTKAAAAKPATKATATKAAAAKPAAAKPAAKKAAAKPAAKRTSAAKKK; from the coding sequence ATGGCCAACAAGGCCCAGCTGATCGAGGCGCTGTCGGAGCGTCTGGGCGACAAAAAGGTTGCTTCGGAGGCCGTCGACGGTCTCGTCGACATCATCATCCGGACGGTCAACAAGGGCGAGAAGGTGAACATCACCGGGTTCGGTGTGTTCGAGAAGCGTGCCCGTGCCGCTCGGACCGCGCGTAACCCGCGCACGGGTGAGACGGTGCGGGTGAAGAAGACCAACGTGCCGGCCTTCCGTGCGGGCACGACGTTCAAGGACGTCATCTCCGGCACGAAGAAGCTGCCGAAGGCCACCGCCGTCAAGCGCACCACCACGGCGACTGCGTCGCGCGCCACCACGACGACGCGTGCGACCGCCTCGCGCACGACGGCCACCCGCCCCGCAGCGACGCGCTCCACCACCACCCGCACCCGCGCGACGGCCGCGAAGCCCGCCGCCGCCACGAAGACCGCCGCCGCCAAGCCGGCCGCGACGCGCGCGAAGGCCACGACCACCAAGGCCGCCGCCGCGAAGCCCGCCACCAAGGCCACGGCAACGAAGGCCGCTGCCGCGAAGCCGGCCGCTGCCAAGCCGGCTGCGAAGAAGGCCGCTGCCAAGCCGGCCGCCAAGCGCACCAGCGCTGCGAAGAAGAAGTAA
- the leuD gene encoding 3-isopropylmalate dehydratase small subunit translates to MEPFTQHTGVGVPLRRSNVDTDQIIPAVYLKRVTRTGFEDGLFAAWRTQDDFILNQEPFDRGSVLVAGPDFGTGSSREHAVWALMDYGFRAVIASRFGDIFRGNSGKGGLVAAQCEQSDVELLWKLLENEPGTEVTVDLETKTVRAKDFTAPFQIDDYVRWRLLEGLDDIGLTLRHAEEITEFESTRPSWKPVTTPITAS, encoded by the coding sequence ATGGAACCGTTCACCCAGCACACCGGCGTCGGGGTGCCGCTGCGCAGGTCCAACGTGGACACTGACCAGATCATCCCGGCCGTCTACCTCAAGCGCGTGACCCGCACCGGCTTCGAGGACGGCCTGTTCGCCGCCTGGCGCACCCAGGACGACTTCATCCTCAACCAGGAGCCCTTCGACCGCGGCAGCGTCCTGGTCGCCGGCCCCGACTTCGGCACCGGCTCCTCCCGCGAGCACGCGGTGTGGGCGCTCATGGACTACGGCTTCCGCGCCGTGATCGCCTCCCGCTTCGGCGACATCTTCCGCGGCAACTCCGGCAAGGGCGGCCTCGTCGCCGCCCAGTGCGAGCAGTCGGACGTCGAACTGCTGTGGAAGCTGCTCGAGAACGAGCCCGGCACGGAGGTCACGGTCGACCTCGAGACCAAGACCGTGCGGGCCAAGGACTTCACCGCCCCGTTCCAGATCGACGACTACGTGCGCTGGCGCCTGCTCGAAGGGCTCGACGACATCGGCCTGACCCTGCGCCACGCCGAAGAGATCACCGAGTTCGAATCGACCCGGCCCTCCTGGAAGCCCGTGACCACCCCGATCACGGCCTCCTAG
- the leuC gene encoding 3-isopropylmalate dehydratase large subunit yields the protein MTSPTGKARTLAEKVWDSHLVRRGEGAEPDLLYIDLHLVHEVTSPQAFDGLRLAGRPVRRPDLTIATEDHNVPTVDIDLPIADPVSRTQVDTLRRNCKEFGVRLHPMGDVEQGIVHVIGPQLGLTQPGTTVVCGDSHTSTHGAFGAMAFGIGTSEVEHVLATQTLPLRKFKTMAITVDGELKPGVTAKDIILAVIAKIGTGGGQGYVLEYRGKAIEALSMEARMTVCNMSIEAGARAGLIAPDETTFEYLKGRPHAPQGADWDAAVAAWRELSTDEGAEFDAEVHLDADELTPFVTWGTNPGQGLPLGASVPDPATIPDENERVSAEKALSYMDLTPGTPLREIAVDTVFLGSCTNGRIEDLRAAAEVLRGRKVAESVRMLVVPGSMRVRQAAIDEGLDKVFTEAGAEWRQAGCSMCLGMNPDQLAPGERSASTSNRNFEGRQGKGGRTHLVSPLVAAATAVRGTLSSPADLATV from the coding sequence ATGACCAGCCCGACCGGCAAGGCTCGCACGCTGGCGGAGAAGGTGTGGGACAGCCACCTCGTGCGCCGAGGCGAAGGTGCCGAACCGGACCTGCTCTACATCGACCTCCACCTGGTGCACGAAGTCACGAGCCCGCAGGCGTTCGACGGCCTCCGGCTGGCCGGGCGGCCCGTGCGCCGTCCCGACCTCACCATCGCGACCGAGGACCACAACGTTCCCACCGTCGACATCGACCTCCCGATCGCGGACCCGGTGTCGCGCACGCAGGTCGACACCCTTCGCCGCAATTGCAAGGAGTTCGGTGTCCGGCTGCACCCGATGGGTGACGTCGAGCAGGGCATCGTGCACGTCATCGGCCCGCAGCTGGGGCTCACGCAGCCCGGCACGACCGTGGTGTGCGGCGACAGTCACACCTCCACCCACGGTGCGTTCGGCGCGATGGCCTTCGGCATCGGCACTTCGGAGGTCGAGCACGTGCTCGCCACCCAGACGCTGCCGCTGCGCAAGTTCAAGACGATGGCGATCACCGTCGACGGCGAACTGAAGCCGGGCGTCACGGCGAAGGACATCATCCTCGCCGTCATCGCCAAGATCGGCACCGGCGGCGGGCAGGGCTACGTGCTCGAGTACCGCGGCAAGGCCATCGAGGCGCTGTCGATGGAAGCGCGCATGACGGTGTGCAACATGTCGATCGAGGCAGGCGCGCGCGCCGGCCTGATCGCGCCGGACGAGACGACGTTCGAGTATCTGAAGGGCCGTCCGCACGCACCGCAGGGCGCCGACTGGGACGCCGCCGTGGCCGCGTGGCGCGAGCTGAGCACCGACGAGGGTGCCGAGTTCGACGCCGAGGTGCACCTCGACGCCGACGAGCTCACCCCGTTCGTGACCTGGGGCACCAACCCGGGCCAGGGTCTGCCGCTGGGCGCCTCGGTGCCCGACCCGGCCACGATCCCCGACGAGAACGAGCGCGTCTCGGCCGAGAAGGCCCTGTCCTATATGGACCTGACGCCGGGCACGCCGCTGCGCGAGATCGCGGTGGACACCGTCTTCCTCGGTTCGTGCACCAACGGCCGGATCGAGGACCTGCGCGCGGCCGCCGAGGTGCTGCGCGGGCGCAAGGTGGCCGAGTCCGTGCGGATGCTCGTGGTCCCCGGGTCGATGCGCGTGCGCCAGGCGGCCATCGACGAGGGCCTGGACAAGGTCTTCACCGAGGCCGGCGCCGAGTGGCGGCAGGCGGGCTGCTCGATGTGCCTGGGCATGAACCCGGACCAGCTCGCCCCCGGCGAGCGCAGCGCGTCGACCTCCAACCGCAACTTCGAGGGCCGGCAGGGCAAGGGCGGGCGCACACACCTGGTGTCGCCGCTCGTGGCCGCCGCCACGGCCGTGCGGGGGACGCTCTCGTCCCCGGCCGACCTGGCCACCGTCTGA
- a CDS encoding IclR family transcriptional regulator, translated as MGQHSGIGVLDKAVAVLQAVAEDPCGLAELCTRTGLPRATAHRLAVGLEVHRLLRRGPDGRWRPGTALAELAGGSTDPLLDAASSVLPKLRDITGESVQLYRRDGVQRVCVSTAEPPSGLRDTVPIGSRLPMTAGSGAKVLAAWSDPHTQRTILAEAVYGERTLLEVRRRGWAQSVAEREPGVASVSAPVRDSSGTVVAAVSVSGPIERIGRKPGARWAADLLAAADALQERL; from the coding sequence GTGGGACAGCATAGCGGTATCGGAGTACTGGACAAAGCCGTGGCGGTGCTGCAGGCCGTCGCCGAAGACCCCTGTGGGCTGGCGGAACTCTGCACACGCACGGGACTACCGAGGGCGACGGCGCACCGTCTCGCCGTCGGTCTCGAAGTGCATCGGTTGCTGCGCCGGGGACCGGACGGCCGCTGGCGCCCTGGCACCGCGCTCGCCGAGCTGGCGGGCGGCTCGACCGACCCGTTGCTCGACGCGGCGAGCTCGGTGCTGCCGAAGCTGCGCGACATCACGGGCGAAAGCGTGCAGCTGTACCGGAGGGACGGCGTGCAGCGCGTGTGCGTCTCGACGGCCGAACCGCCGAGTGGCCTGCGCGACACCGTGCCGATCGGCTCGCGCCTGCCGATGACGGCCGGCTCGGGTGCGAAGGTCCTCGCCGCGTGGTCGGATCCGCACACGCAGCGCACCATCCTCGCCGAAGCCGTGTACGGCGAACGCACTTTGCTGGAAGTGCGCCGCCGCGGCTGGGCGCAGAGCGTCGCCGAACGCGAACCCGGCGTGGCGAGCGTCTCAGCGCCTGTGCGGGATTCGTCGGGCACGGTCGTCGCGGCGGTGTCGGTTTCCGGGCCCATCGAACGCATCGGCCGCAAACCGGGCGCGCGTTGGGCCGCCGATCTGCTCGCCGCGGCGGACGCTCTCCAGGAACGGCTTTGA
- a CDS encoding HU family DNA-binding protein: MANKAQLIEALSERLGDKKVASEAVDGLVDIIIRTVNKGEKVNITGFGVFEKRARAARTARNPRTGETVRVKKTNVPAFRAGTTFKDVISGTKKLPKATAVKRTTTATAATASRATTTRATAATGTRAAASRTAATRPATTRSTTTRTRATAAKPAAATKTAAAKPAATRAKAATTTTKAAAAKPAAKATATKAAAAKPAAAKPAAKKAAAAKPAAKRTSAAKKK; this comes from the coding sequence ATGGCCAACAAGGCCCAGCTGATCGAGGCGCTGTCGGAGCGTCTGGGCGACAAAAAGGTTGCTTCGGAGGCCGTCGACGGTCTCGTCGACATCATCATCCGGACGGTCAACAAGGGCGAGAAGGTGAACATCACCGGGTTCGGTGTGTTCGAGAAGCGTGCCCGTGCCGCTCGGACCGCGCGTAACCCGCGCACGGGTGAGACGGTGCGGGTGAAGAAGACCAACGTGCCGGCCTTCCGTGCGGGCACGACGTTCAAGGACGTCATCTCCGGCACGAAGAAGCTGCCGAAGGCCACCGCCGTCAAGCGCACCACCACCGCCACGGCTGCCACCGCCTCCCGCGCGACCACCACGCGCGCGACCGCGGCGACCGGCACGCGTGCGGCTGCCTCGCGCACCGCGGCGACCCGCCCGGCCACCACGCGCTCCACCACGACGCGTACCCGCGCCACCGCTGCGAAGCCGGCCGCTGCGACGAAGACCGCCGCCGCCAAGCCCGCCGCGACGCGCGCGAAGGCCGCCACCACGACCACCAAGGCTGCCGCTGCGAAGCCGGCCGCCAAGGCCACGGCGACCAAGGCCGCTGCCGCGAAGCCGGCCGCTGCCAAGCCTGCTGCGAAGAAGGCCGCCGCCGCCAAGCCGGCCGCCAAGCGCACCAGCGCTGCGAAGAAGAAGTAG
- a CDS encoding NUDIX hydrolase yields the protein MSVDVRAAGAVLWRRAGDGFEVALVHRPRYDDWSLPKGKVDSGETLAATAVREVWEETGYRVVLGRHVAQSAYDVPARSGGGMLKKTVDYFSGEAVSGTFLANHEVDELRWLDAVAAERLLTRDTDVRVLREFCALPVSLITVLLVRHAKAGKRDDWTGDDDLRPLSDAGQRQAEALRTLLPCFGPDRVFSAPRLRCVQTVRGVAEDLGVDVRHENLLSEEGYWPDPVLGIARLLAIAGGGGTPLIASQGGVIPDLISALADRDGTELAAARGGVVPSKKGSLWVLSFLPPSGDIGPRLAGADYYPTPLPAPAPSQH from the coding sequence ATGAGCGTGGACGTCCGCGCAGCCGGTGCGGTGCTGTGGCGCCGCGCCGGTGACGGGTTCGAAGTCGCCCTGGTGCACCGGCCTCGTTACGACGACTGGTCATTGCCGAAGGGCAAGGTCGATTCGGGTGAGACCCTCGCCGCCACCGCGGTGCGGGAGGTGTGGGAGGAAACCGGCTACCGCGTCGTGCTGGGGCGCCACGTCGCGCAGAGCGCGTACGACGTGCCCGCCCGCAGCGGCGGTGGCATGCTGAAGAAGACCGTCGACTACTTCAGCGGCGAAGCCGTGTCGGGAACTTTCCTGGCCAACCACGAGGTCGACGAGCTGCGCTGGCTCGACGCGGTCGCGGCCGAGCGCCTCCTCACGCGCGACACGGACGTGCGCGTGCTGCGCGAGTTCTGCGCGCTGCCGGTGTCGCTGATCACCGTGCTGCTCGTCCGCCACGCCAAGGCAGGCAAACGCGACGACTGGACCGGCGACGACGACCTGCGCCCCCTGTCCGACGCCGGCCAGCGCCAAGCCGAAGCCCTGCGCACCCTGTTGCCTTGTTTCGGGCCGGACCGGGTTTTTTCGGCCCCGCGCCTGCGGTGCGTGCAGACCGTGCGAGGCGTCGCGGAGGACCTGGGCGTCGACGTGCGCCACGAGAACCTCCTCTCGGAAGAGGGCTACTGGCCCGACCCGGTCCTCGGGATCGCCCGCCTCCTCGCCATCGCCGGCGGCGGGGGTACCCCCTTGATCGCCAGTCAGGGCGGCGTGATCCCGGACCTGATCAGCGCCCTGGCCGACCGCGACGGCACCGAGCTCGCCGCCGCCCGCGGGGGCGTCGTGCCCAGCAAGAAGGGCTCCCTCTGGGTCCTTTCCTTCCTCCCGCCGTCCGGCGACATCGGCCCGCGCCTCGCCGGCGCGGACTACTACCCGACGCCGTTGCCCGCACCCGCCCCTTCGCAACACTGA
- a CDS encoding RNA degradosome polyphosphate kinase, producing the protein MGVVSTDDASTSARNGQPARRRRASAAKAEAPGSPARHTSAAKKTPPSKSVASADAVTTAARATAAKAGTNAAGKAKTAKSEPKTAPVKTSRARKTTAATAVATTETARPAARRTTAAVDASGDDFRGVPSAPPAVTSSAPTAVETLPDDRYFNRELSWLDFNARVLALAEDESQPLLERAKFLAIFASNLDEFYMVRVAGLKRRDDTGLSVRSADGLTPREQLDYIAKRNQDLVERHIGAFENHLRPELAKQDIQLVGWADLAGADQLRLSSYFSEQIFPVLTPLAVDPAHPFPYISGLSLNLAVTVRDPQGGTERFARVKVPSNVPRLMRVEPERTSRTATFLPLEELIAAHLGELFTGMEVTEHHVFRVTRNADFEVEEDRDEDLLQALERELAQRRFGPPVRLEVAEDMSEHMLELLLRELEVDPADVVEVPGLLDLTCLHQLSGVDRKELKDRSFVPATHPAFGERETPKSVFATLREGDVLVHHPYDSFSTSVQRFIEQAAADSKVLAIKQTLYRTSGDSPIVDALIDAAEAGKQVVALVEIKARFDEQANITWARTLERAGVHVVYGLVGLKTHCKVSMIVRQEGSTIRRYCHIGTGNYNPKTARLYEDIGLFTADPSIGADVTDLFNVLTGYSRQDTYRTILTSPHGIRRGIVRAIGEEIELARAGQDAGIRIKCNSLVDEQVIDALYHASQAGVPVDVVVRGICALKPGVEGLSENIRVRSILGRFLEHSRVFHFRAGGTHWIGSADMMHRNLDRRIEALVRVKDTKLTQQLDAVLDSALDPTTRCWVLTATGEWQPSPAAGSQVRDHQVELAKLHGAAG; encoded by the coding sequence ATGGGCGTCGTGAGCACAGACGACGCCAGCACATCCGCCCGGAACGGACAGCCCGCCCGGCGGCGCAGGGCCAGCGCGGCGAAAGCTGAGGCGCCTGGAAGCCCCGCACGACACACCAGCGCAGCGAAGAAGACGCCTCCGAGCAAGAGCGTCGCTTCCGCCGACGCGGTGACCACGGCCGCCCGCGCGACCGCTGCCAAGGCGGGCACCAACGCCGCCGGCAAGGCCAAGACCGCCAAGAGCGAGCCGAAAACCGCGCCGGTGAAAACCTCGCGGGCCCGCAAGACCACCGCGGCCACGGCCGTGGCCACCACGGAGACCGCCCGGCCCGCGGCCCGGCGCACCACGGCCGCGGTCGACGCGTCGGGTGACGATTTCCGCGGCGTGCCCTCGGCTCCGCCTGCTGTCACCTCGAGCGCGCCGACCGCCGTCGAGACGCTGCCCGACGACCGGTACTTCAACCGCGAGCTGTCCTGGCTCGACTTCAACGCGCGGGTGCTCGCCCTCGCCGAGGACGAGTCGCAGCCGCTGCTGGAGCGGGCGAAGTTCCTCGCCATCTTCGCGTCCAATTTGGACGAGTTCTACATGGTCCGCGTGGCCGGCCTGAAGCGCCGCGACGACACCGGCCTGTCCGTGCGCAGCGCCGACGGCCTCACGCCGCGCGAGCAGCTGGACTACATCGCCAAGCGCAACCAGGACCTGGTGGAGCGCCACATCGGCGCGTTCGAAAATCACCTGCGCCCGGAGCTCGCGAAGCAGGACATCCAGCTCGTCGGGTGGGCGGACCTCGCCGGCGCCGACCAGCTGCGCCTGTCGAGCTACTTCTCGGAGCAGATCTTCCCGGTGCTCACGCCGCTGGCCGTCGACCCGGCGCACCCGTTCCCGTACATCTCGGGCCTGTCGCTCAACCTCGCGGTGACGGTGCGCGACCCGCAGGGCGGCACGGAGCGCTTCGCCCGTGTGAAGGTGCCGAGCAACGTGCCGCGCCTCATGCGCGTGGAGCCCGAACGCACCAGCCGCACGGCCACGTTCCTGCCGCTGGAGGAGCTGATCGCCGCGCACCTGGGCGAGCTGTTCACCGGCATGGAGGTGACGGAGCACCACGTGTTCCGCGTCACCCGCAACGCCGACTTCGAGGTCGAGGAAGACCGCGACGAGGACCTCCTGCAGGCACTCGAACGCGAGCTCGCGCAGCGGCGCTTCGGCCCGCCCGTGCGGCTCGAGGTCGCGGAGGACATGAGCGAGCACATGCTCGAGCTGTTGCTGCGCGAGCTCGAGGTGGACCCGGCCGACGTCGTCGAGGTGCCGGGTCTGCTCGACCTGACCTGCCTGCACCAGCTGTCCGGTGTGGACCGCAAGGAGCTCAAGGACCGGTCGTTCGTGCCGGCGACGCACCCGGCGTTCGGCGAGCGCGAGACGCCCAAGAGCGTGTTCGCGACGCTGCGCGAGGGCGACGTGCTGGTGCACCACCCGTACGACTCGTTCTCCACGAGCGTGCAGCGCTTCATCGAGCAGGCCGCGGCCGACTCGAAGGTGCTGGCGATCAAGCAGACGCTCTACCGCACATCGGGCGACTCCCCGATCGTCGACGCGCTGATCGACGCCGCCGAGGCCGGCAAGCAGGTCGTGGCATTGGTCGAGATCAAGGCGCGCTTCGATGAGCAGGCCAACATCACGTGGGCGCGCACGCTGGAGCGCGCGGGCGTGCACGTGGTCTACGGCCTCGTCGGGCTCAAGACCCACTGCAAGGTGTCGATGATCGTGCGCCAGGAAGGCTCGACCATCCGGCGCTACTGCCACATCGGCACCGGCAACTACAACCCGAAGACCGCGCGCCTGTACGAGGACATCGGCCTGTTCACCGCCGACCCGAGCATCGGCGCCGACGTGACCGACCTGTTCAACGTGCTCACGGGCTACTCGCGGCAGGACACCTACCGCACGATCCTCACGTCGCCCCACGGCATCCGCCGCGGCATCGTGCGCGCGATCGGCGAGGAGATCGAGCTCGCGCGCGCCGGGCAGGACGCCGGGATCCGGATCAAGTGCAACTCGCTCGTCGACGAGCAGGTGATCGACGCGCTGTACCACGCTTCGCAGGCCGGAGTGCCCGTCGACGTGGTGGTGCGCGGGATCTGCGCGCTGAAGCCGGGTGTTGAGGGGCTGTCGGAGAACATCCGCGTCCGCTCGATCCTGGGCCGGTTCCTGGAGCACTCGCGGGTGTTCCACTTCCGCGCCGGCGGCACGCACTGGATCGGCAGCGCCGACATGATGCACCGCAACCTCGATCGTCGTATCGAAGCGCTGGTGCGCGTGAAGGACACGAAGCTCACGCAGCAGCTCGACGCCGTGCTCGACTCGGCGCTCGACCCGACCACGCGGTGCTGGGTCCTCACGGCCACCGGCGAGTGGCAGCCCTCACCCGCCGCCGGTTCTCAGGTGCGCGACCACCAGGTGGAGCTCGCGAAGCTGCACGGGGCCGCCGGATGA
- the cofC gene encoding 2-phospho-L-lactate guanylyltransferase, whose amino-acid sequence MDVDLVVPLKHPRVGKSRLRGAVVEAEHAELVLALAYDTLAAVTSVAGVRRVLVVAADPAAVSELAGLGVELVTEPGDGGLNEALRHGAALLRDDEPDGIVGALQADLPALRAGDFADALAEAAGRRAFVADLQGTGTTLLLSAPGALLDPRFGADSAQRHTDSGAVRLAGAVVSLRSDVDTSDDLEHVRALGVGKRTAALLPDESVPLG is encoded by the coding sequence GTGGACGTGGACCTGGTCGTGCCGTTGAAACACCCCCGCGTGGGCAAGTCGCGCCTGCGTGGCGCGGTCGTCGAAGCGGAGCACGCCGAGCTGGTGCTGGCGCTGGCGTACGACACCCTGGCGGCGGTCACGTCGGTGGCCGGCGTGCGGCGAGTGCTGGTCGTGGCCGCGGACCCGGCGGCGGTGTCCGAACTGGCCGGGCTCGGCGTGGAGCTGGTGACCGAACCGGGCGACGGCGGGCTGAACGAAGCCCTGCGTCACGGAGCGGCTCTGCTGCGCGACGACGAACCGGACGGAATCGTCGGCGCCCTGCAGGCCGACCTGCCGGCCCTGCGCGCGGGCGATTTCGCCGACGCGCTGGCCGAGGCAGCCGGGCGGCGCGCGTTCGTCGCGGACCTCCAGGGCACCGGCACCACGCTGCTGCTGTCGGCTCCCGGCGCGCTGCTCGACCCGCGGTTCGGCGCCGATTCCGCCCAGCGGCACACCGATTCCGGAGCCGTCCGGCTGGCCGGGGCGGTGGTGTCGTTGCGCAGCGACGTGGACACTTCGGACGATCTCGAGCACGTGCGCGCGCTCGGCGTCGGCAAACGCACGGCGGCACTGCTGCCCGACGAATCCGTCCCATTGGGCTGA
- a CDS encoding 1-acyl-sn-glycerol-3-phosphate acyltransferase, giving the protein MARREKGGFWVGLAAFVFYPLTRIGKRSYLGAEKIPRQGPAVLVLNHISHLDPVVDAVFVHRQKRVPRFFLKDSLLKVPVLGKIATASGQIPVSRNSSAAGDSLRAAHEALAEGKIVVIYPEGTITKDPAGWPKESFTGVARLALQNDAPVIPIARWGTNQIYNGYTKKFTPFPRKTVTHLVGDPLDLSAYANANPRSASTLREVTKLMMDEVTRLLAEIRREEPPVKKPEDGA; this is encoded by the coding sequence TTGGCACGGCGTGAGAAGGGCGGCTTCTGGGTGGGGTTGGCCGCGTTCGTGTTCTACCCGCTGACCCGGATCGGGAAGCGGTCGTACCTCGGCGCGGAGAAGATTCCGCGCCAGGGCCCGGCGGTGCTCGTGCTGAACCACATCTCCCACCTCGACCCGGTGGTGGATGCGGTGTTCGTGCACCGCCAGAAGCGCGTGCCGCGGTTCTTCCTCAAGGACAGCCTGCTCAAGGTCCCGGTCCTCGGGAAGATCGCGACCGCGTCAGGGCAGATCCCGGTGTCGCGCAACTCCAGCGCGGCGGGCGACAGCCTCCGGGCCGCGCACGAGGCACTGGCCGAGGGCAAGATCGTCGTGATCTACCCCGAGGGCACGATCACGAAGGATCCGGCCGGCTGGCCCAAGGAGTCGTTCACAGGTGTCGCGCGGCTGGCGCTGCAGAACGACGCGCCGGTGATCCCGATCGCACGCTGGGGTACCAACCAGATCTACAACGGCTACACGAAGAAGTTCACGCCGTTCCCGCGCAAGACCGTCACGCACCTCGTCGGCGACCCGCTCGACCTGTCGGCCTACGCGAACGCCAACCCCCGCAGCGCCTCGACGCTGCGTGAGGTGACCAAGCTGATGATGGACGAGGTCACCCGGCTGCTCGCCGAGATCCGCCGCGAGGAGCCGCCCGTGAAGAAGCCGGAGGACGGCGCCTGA